TTACATTATTCACTTATGTCTTCACATTCTTGAAATCTGTGTCTCGTAATGCGACACATTCCCAACCTCGTTGATACAATCTTAATTCTAAGTTGCCAGAGCAAGTTAAGCACCTCTGTAGGTTGGTTGAGTATAGTAATGAAGCTTGTCTTATGAACCTCCGTATGAATCGAAATGCATTCAGAAAGTTGTGCTATTTACTTGAGCATTCTAGTGGCTTTACGGACACAAAATTTGTAGCAATCGCATAATAGATTGCTACGTCCCTTAGTATGGTATCTTACCATAAAAAGAATTGGGTAGTCAAATACGATTTTATGCGATCAGGAAGGACTGttagtaaatattttcagtAGGTTCTTAACACAATCCTTAAACTGCATCATGTACTCTTTCCAAGACCACAACCTATCGGCGATGATTGCTCGGATACAAGATGGCGTTAGTTTAAGGTACGCTAAGTATTGTGCTATTTTCATCAGGAAATACATTCTAATGAGGTCTATGTAAATGTGTATATGTTGGTGAAGGGTTGTCTTGGTGCGCTAGATGGAACATTGATTGACGTGAGAGTGTCGGAACAAGATAAAGGTCGTTATCGCACCCAAAAAGATCATGTTGCTGTTAGCATCCTTGGATTGTGTAATCCTGACACACAATTCATATACGTCTTTACCGGTTGGAAAAGTAGTGCTGCGGACAGTAGGGTGTTGCAAGATGCAATCAACCGGTCTTCGCATCCCCATTGGCAAGgtgatttctttttcattcattttatcGGCCGATATTATATCATGTCAatttatggtttttttttcccaaataaattgtaatttgcttatattaaattgaaagtAGTAGAGTTAGTTAACGACAATTGTAAAgaatgtgtgtatatatttctGCGTATACACTTCAGCAAATTTTACAATACCTTAATTGATGCtctttttaaaactatttacattaattttctatatgtttttgttattttgtataattttttgacaaaatgtCGATATCGTATGTTTACCATTGTCTTTGTATAatgcaataaataatttattaaataattacaatattaaagtAACAcctattactattatatttattgctataattaaaatattttgtaagttaaaatttatatttactgtaatatttttttagtagcAACATAAGAACTTGGCCTCCTTTGACGGAGAAGGTTTTCCATTCGAACACTTTGATGAGATAATGTCCATATTGGTTAAATAAGTGCTGAAATCGTTAAAGTATTgctcaattttttgaaataagtgttgaatttgattaaataatggCTGAAACTTATGTGACCTAAGGTCTcccttttgtaatttttatatttcgcGCTGTAGTGTGGCTTGAGTTCGAActattaaatttgctaaattcGAACTCAAGCTTGATAAAAATCGAGCTGACGAGCTCGAActcaaattcaaactcattATATATGGTTTAAAATCAAAAGCGagccacaaaaaataaaatttgagctcaaaccaataaaaattgatCGAGCTCGGTCCGTCTACACCTCTACCCGTCTCGGATTCTATCAAAGGTATCCGTGGAAtgaaaattctttcaaaataatattttcccggaaaattttcaaaataataggCAACTGGGACGTGTCATTTGTTTCCGTGGGAGAGAACAAAGAGGACTTCCCTCTCCAGAAAGccctcaagaaaccctttgtCCCCTACACTtcactctctttctctctctttctcactTCAAACGCTATTCAGAACCTCCAATCTAGCTCTACATTTCGGTACCATTGCTCTCCTTTTTTCGGTAATTCATACTACACAAGTGCAATTGTATTAACTGCATATTCTAAATCTTTAATTGTGTGTTTCGGCTGTAGAGAACAGGAGTAGTGTGGAGCGATGTCGCTGAAGGTGTTGAACCCGAACGCTGAGGTGCTGAACAAGTCGCATGCGCTTCACATGAACATCAATGCGGCGAAGGGCCTCCAGGATGTGCTTAAAACTAATCTAGGCCCCAAGGGCACTATTaagatgtatattttttttttatttattcttatttatgattttattttctggaTTTGTGGTTGATTAGTTTGCTTTCGGAATGCCTTGCCAGGCTTGTCGGTGGAGCTGGTGATATCAAACTCACCAAGGATGGCAACACGCTTTTGAAAGAGatggtttgtttttcttccttttacctttactttttttctttttaatttttgttttgggtttttttaCACTGCACCtcaaattattagttaatgaaAACGATTTGCCTCTTCCACATTATTGATAATATGGTTGCATATGCATcagtgttttcattttttatgttcttGCACTGGATATGTTACAGTACCGCTTTGGAGTTTGGTTTGTTTTTAGCAAGCGAAAGTGGTGAAATGTGTAGGCCATATATTGTCTGTAAGATTTGCACCAACTGGTATTGTTGGCATATGGCTGTggttaaagaaaattttgttgcaGACCATGTTTTCTTTAAATTGTTTACCAAACATTCTAGTGGTTGTTTTAAGTTTGTTCTGAGTTGAGATTTTCGACTGCAATGGGATGCCAGGCAggagcatatatatatatatttttaataattaatgttagGTTGGAGGAGGCGGAGCAGACTTGGATTGGCATCAATGATACTGCAGGAGAACTATAgccttttatataataaacttgAACCTGGTTAAGAAATAATGGTGGAACTAGGTTACTAGAAACTTCTGGAATCAACTGCAAGGGGAACTATTCTGTTTAATCATATTGCACGAGGTctgcttgattttatttatgtgttGTGGGTTTATCATTTAGAGGGGTCATAAAATTGGGTGTAATGTGTATTTAAACACAAGTTCGAAGTTGCAAATAGAACAAGAATTCCTGTGTATGGCCTCTCACAGCATGGTTCTTTCTGATGATGACAGCAAATTCAAAGCCCTACAGCCATAATGATAGCTCGGACTGCTGTTGCTCAAGACGATACAAGTGGAGATGGTACTACTTCTACTGTCATCTTTATTGGTGAGCTCATGAAGCAATCTGAGCGGTACATAGACGAAGGTTGGCCAACTTTACTTTCTTTAGACAATCTGTCTTGGTGAATAATTGTGCATTCTTTTGTTATGACGTGCTTATGCAACTCCACAATCTCTTTTCCCCccaaaaagaaagtaaaaatgGTATCACTCTGTGCCTATGCTGGTTAAAATATGGATACTCTAGAAGTACAGACACATAGCTTTTAGGTTAGGTCATCCAGGTGCGTCTTATTCTTTCTTGTACCTCCTGCTGGTTGTTGCACGAAATAATTGTAAAGAATCACATTCCCTTGTCTAACAATCACTTCCTATTGTGTGTAAGAGTAAGGAGATAAAGGCATTATTTGACACCAAGAAGTAAGATTATGGGTCATGGAAATGATGTGAGACTGGCGATGAGGGCCTTGAATTCAGTTAGGCTGTTATGTGTCCCTCACTTTTCCATGGGGTGTGTTTGTTGATGCGGGTATTTGATAAGTGCATATACCTTACATTTGTAAATCCTGGTTACCGTGATACCGTACTCTTTAAAAAATCTTTGTTCTTTGATGttgacttattttttaatcatagaAGTGTTAGTAGATCTGTTTCAAAGAGTTAAATTACAGATTTGTTGTGAGTTTTGGTAGCTTTGCTCAATTTCTTGAGAAGTTCAAGACTCCTGTGGTGATGGGTGATGAACCCGATAAAGAGATACTGAAGATGGTGGCAAGAACAACATTAAGGACAAAGGTTTTCTTCAGCCACTACATTTCTGACTTACTTTTGGGTCTTTTTGATTGTGTTCTTACATGTTAGATTCCTGTTTCTTCATATTCAGCTATATGAGGCATTGGCAGATCAACTAACTGACATTGTAGTAAATTCTGTAAGTGCTTTAATTCCTCGTCATAATTTCTTGCATGTTTTAGCATCAGAGGGCGGACTTATATTTGACATTACCTTACTTATAAGTTAACCCTTGTGTATTCAGATGTAGAATCGTCAGTTTATTTTTCAAAGCGTCATTTTTTTGCTGCTGCAGGTGCTCTGCATTCGCAAGCCCGAGGAGCCTATAGATCTTTTCATGGTCGAGATAATGCACATGCGCCACAAGTTTGATGTGGACACAAGATTGGTATGTTAGTTTTATTAGTGCTCTGATTAGATCCTGAAGTTTCAATTCACTAGAGTCCTTTCATGTGTTTACTTTTGGATTTACCCACTTACCAGTGGTCGatcaaatcttgaaatttgagaTGTGACTGTATTCgagaaattactttttttcttatccTAAGAAAAGATGTGGTCCTTTAGGATTTTCCTGGTAATATATCGGGTTTTGTTGGTTTGGCTTTGGGCATTGACATGCATGTTTTCCTGCTGGATCATGTGCACTTATGGTGTTGCCTAATGATGTATGAATCTGTGCGTGTTATGCATACATACTCATCTTCTTGCTGCTGTTTCTAGGTTGAGGGTCTTGTTCTTGACCATGGTTCAAGGCATCCAGATATGAAACGTCGAGCAGagaattgttatattttgacTTGTAATGTATCGCTGGAGTATGAGAAGAGGTAATGATTTGTGAAATTTTCTACTAACTTGGTGGTGATTGCTTCTGTAATCTTAATATTTGTGAGCTGTTGAACTGACTTTATTTTGGCCAGTGAAATAAATGCAGgatttttttactcaaatgCAGAACAGAGAGAAGCAATGGTTGCAGCAGAGAGACGGTCTGTTGATGAGAAAGTCCAGAAGATTATTGATTTAAAGAACAAGGTAGTGGGTTTGAGGGCGCTATGAAGCATTCTTAATGGATATTATCCTTTAtctacatattttatttcaaggACAATAATACTTAAGGTTTTCTCCAGGTGTGTACTGGCAATGAGAGcaattttgttgttattaatCAGAAAGGAATTGATCCTCCATCATTGGATCTTCTTGCTCGAGCTGGAGTAAGTTGCCATTACTTCTATAGAAGTGTGTGCTGAAATTACCCCGTCATTCGGACAGTTTCACATACTGCCGTAAATATTATACCGATATACTTTGCTCCATTTTAGTGGAATCTAGTTGTGGTGGCACTTTGTGTTAATGTATTTCTAGTGCTTCATATTCTTTTCTGCAACATTTGTTTCTGATATGTGTTTCTCGTGAATTGATCTGTCCGTCCATTAGCTTTATCAACAGTGTCATCCCCCACCCACCAAACCCCCCAAAcaaggaagaaagaagaaaaggggtCTTGCCAACTGGCATCTTTAAAGGAAAACCTTGTATACCACTGCTAATGTTACTACAGATCTCCAAGCTCCTTGTGGATCTCCCTGACTTCATGTAGCAATAGAGTTTACTAGTTTGTTATATCATGAATGTGATTTGGTTATGCTTATGGaaataacatcaaatattGGGTGTCTTTAATACAGTTGAAAGGTCATCTGGTCCTTTGTCAAATCAAAATGCTTTTACTCATTTTACCACATAATAGTATCAGgggattttgattttcttgatattcTTTTTCCACTGGATTCTGTATTTTTACCAACTCTtagaattttgtaatattgttATCTGCATTGTTGGATTTATATTAATGTGTTGTTTTATGATTGTTTGTGTCCTACTATCTATTTCTACTTTGCtctttttgatttttgcaatAATCTTAAGATTGTTGCCCTGCGGAGGGCGAAGAGGAGAAACATGGAGAGATTGGTTTTGGCTTGTGGTGGAGAGGCTGTCAATTCAGTTGACGACCTTACGCCAGAGTGCCTTGGTTGGGCCGGACTGGTCTACGAGCATGTACTTGGAGAAGAGAAGTATACATTTGtggaaaatgtaaaaaatccTCACTCCTGTACAATCCTCATTAAAGGTACTTTTAGTTGCTCACCTAATTGCCTTATCAGTTACCACTTGTGTATCTCCAGATGATTGTTCCTGTTTGCTGGAAGTATACTTTGTCCTCTTGGTGTTGTTTGTACTGTTATGTATTCGATTGATTGATTTTGTTCCAGTAACGCAACCTATAAGTTTTTTGCAGGACCAAATGATCACACCATTGCTCAGATTAAGGATGCAGTTCGTGATGGTTTGAGGGCTGTGAAGAATACCATTGAAGATGAAGCTGTTGTACTTGTGAGTTATTACAAATGTctagtattttgttttttttagtcATCTCTGTTCcattcaataattttactGGTTGACTAGTGAATACTGAACTTTAATGAGTTGACATGATTTAACATGTTTCCTTCGCTTAATTAATCCCTTAATATGTTAGAAGTGTTGTTCCATGCATATGCGAGCAAATGATCTGTTTTACTTGCGTAACTTGCATATTTATGGGACACCGTCCTCCAGAATGCAAGTATAATCTGAATATGAGGatctcattttattaaatatatgaagaaAACGACAGTCAgctttatgtttttttgaGCTTCCATTTAGTCAAACCATAGCCTTTTAATTTGCGGTGGCATCATGTCTGTTTATATCTTTGCTTTTGTATCTTATGAATAGAGACCTGAAAAACAGGTTAAATTATTGATGTCATGTAGCTTTCACTCAGTGAGTCATTCTTCTGCATATCACAGGGTGCAGGGTCTTTTGAGGTGGCAGCCAGACAATACCTGGTTAATGAAGTGAAGAAATCTGTTCAAGGGGtctgtaattttctttctctgtcTGTGGAACTCTGTGATTGCACATTATTCTGCTTGGAACTTTCTTAGAATTCTTGTCTATGTTCCTTTTTGGGTTGGGGACTGTGCATTAGAGTAggataattttaaacattgcttttattttcttggatttggtcTGATGTTGGTGAACTTGCAATAGCGTGCTCAACTTGGTGTGGAGGCTTTTGCTGATGCTCTTCTTGTGGTTCCAAAGATACTTGCTGAAAACTCTGGGCTTGACACTCAGGACGTGATTATTGAACTTGcggtaatttatatattatatccaaGTACCATATTTCCAGGGAACAGATTGATAATATTCATCATTAGCATGCTGTGCAAGACTGATCAATGTAATTCGTCATTAGAATGTCGTATAAGATTGATTTGTTCATTTCAGGGAGAGCATGACAAGGGGAATGTAGTTGGGCTTAATCTACATACTGGAGAACCTATTGACCCTCAAATGGAGGGTATCTTTGACAATTACTCTGTCAAGCGTCAGATCATAAACTCGGGGTATGTCAAAGGTCTTACTGTTTCGCATGCtctaatacatataattatgtgCTTTAGACATTTTCTCCCCCAAAATAGTTGAAAACCCCGTTCTCCTTGAGAGAATCAGAATATTTGCTATGTAGTGTAGCTTTCGTTGTGCTAGTTAATCACACTGTCATCCCCTGTTTCCTGAAAAGAATCATTCTCTCATCTGCAGCCCTGTAATTGCATCTCAGTTGCTACTTGTAGATGAGGTTATTCGTGCTGGTCGTAACATGCGGAAACCAAACTAGTCTGCTGGCTCAATTGTCAATTGTGctctaattttctttaaagacAGGTAAATTTGGTGAGGAGGGAGGGTCATGATCCCTAATGATTTTCCTAAGCTCTATGCAATCATTATGCCctgcaaattttgatttagCTCTTGAATGTTTGCTGGTTGTATATTGCGCttgcaattattttatcaGTATGATGCAATTCCAGAACCTCGGTGAGTTGGTTGAAGCTAGTATACATGAGTATGGTGATGAGAGATGAATTTTTTGTCAGTGAAATTCACCGTCTTTTCAATTGTTTACCATACGATCTATGTTGTACAATTAGACTTAGTTCCAAGGCACATTTGTTCAGAAAATGATTTGCTAGTGTTTCCTCTTTATCCATTATCTCTTATATCTTTGTTGGAAGACGGCCATCAAATTTCACTTGGGAGCCAGCTCTGAATATTTTGCACAAGTTAAATAAATGTTTGTGttgaaaatttcagaaaaaactGTCGCAGCAACCCCTGCATCTTTATAGTGTTTTGTTTGATAGAACTTGAACAATCCAGTCATTGTTTGTACTTgcttattaaataaagactCGAATGatttacaacattttgtaaattttaataattacttgcAGATCTGTCAATAGTTTTGGTTAGATGAAAAGGTCACTGCGGGTTTAGTCATCAGAAATGGTGAGCCCTTCTTGTCTAGACGTCTATGAGCTCCAATTTGGCCTCGTGGTTGTATAACTAATGATGTGAGAATTGATTTcgaaataattgatttttggcCAAAggggatttataattttataaccgatcatataaatgtaaattgcAGTTATGTTTTGAAActgacataattttataattaacgAAAGAATTACTGaaagtatttaataaatataatgagtAATTAGATTAGAAAAACATTGCAGAGAGTTTGATCCTAGCTTTGCATGAATGCTGGCGGAATGTTTAACACATGCAAGTAGGAGGGGAATTTCAATGGCGGATGGGTGAGTAATGTGTAAGAACACATCAATGGGAGGGAAACAACAATTGGAAACGATTACTAATATCTTGTAGGTTGAGGAGCAAAAGGAGGGATCCCCTAAAAGAGGGGCTTATGTCTGAGTAGCTGGTCAGTGAGACAATAGCTTACTAATACGATGATTAGTAGTTGGTTTGAGGGCATGATTAGTCAAATCAGGACTGGGACACGGCTGAGACAATAGCTTACTAATGGGATGATTAGTAGCTGGTCTGAGAGGATGATTAGCCAAATCAAGACTAAGACACGGCTCAAATCCCGGAAGGCAGTGGCATGAATATTATGTACTATATAACTTTTGTTGAAATGTGATTTTCTTAAAGTTTAATTCAAAAGTGAATATTTACAAGAAGCCAAATaatgcacaaaaaaaaaaaagaagggcaAAATTACATCTGCACTCTATGAGATTAGATCTAATTAATTCTTCatgtattataaaaatgatagGTATACTCACTGAAGGGGTGTGAGTGCAATGCAATTGAAGgagtgtagttgtaatttcacaaatatttctgtaattataaacaatttcataaatatcaatataattaatatatatatatatatttatatttgcacatgaaacacaaatttaactatttcaaTAACATTTTCAAAAGGAGGGCTAAATCAAACACCTTTACCGTGAATTAGATCTGTCAATTGGCGGACATTATTTTGACttagatttattataatagcTAATGTCCAAACCTGTATTCATACccattaaaataagtttttttggGTATAAGTAGCGTTTAGATCCTAAAATACCCCAcgtatgatattaaaaatgggTAATCTAATTAGGAATGCATGTGGTGCTGGTTAAGtcaatttaagatttttttggTCCAATCCAATATTTGCAGTCTTTAGAAAGCTTTGTCCAAGCCTAAGCCTAATTCAACAATCATCAAATGGTCTATTGTTCTTTCTTTATATTACTAGTTATGAATGATGTTTAAAACATTACATCAATGTATAATAAGTAATCTACATCAAGTAAGAATATATGGTGCTGTGGTGTAGTGGTTATCACGTCAGTCTTACACACTGAAGGTCCCCAGTTCGATCCTGGGCAGCATCACACCTTT
Above is a genomic segment from Sesamum indicum cultivar Zhongzhi No. 13 linkage group LG13, S_indicum_v1.0, whole genome shotgun sequence containing:
- the LOC105176168 gene encoding T-complex protein 1 subunit zeta 1; the encoded protein is MSLKVLNPNAEVLNKSHALHMNINAAKGLQDVLKTNLGPKGTIKMLVGGAGDIKLTKDGNTLLKEMQIQSPTAIMIARTAVAQDDTSGDGTTSTVIFIGELMKQSERYIDEGWPTLLSLDNLFVVSFGSFAQFLEKFKTPVVMGDEPDKEILKMVARTTLRTKLYEALADQLTDIVVNSVLCIRKPEEPIDLFMVEIMHMRHKFDVDTRLVEGLVLDHGSRHPDMKRRAENCYILTCNVSLEYEKSEINAGFFYSNAEQREAMVAAERRSVDEKVQKIIDLKNKVCTGNESNFVVINQKGIDPPSLDLLARAGIVALRRAKRRNMERLVLACGGEAVNSVDDLTPECLGWAGLVYEHVLGEEKYTFVENVKNPHSCTILIKGPNDHTIAQIKDAVRDGLRAVKNTIEDEAVVLGAGSFEVAARQYLVNEVKKSVQGRAQLGVEAFADALLVVPKILAENSGLDTQDVIIELAGEHDKGNVVGLNLHTGEPIDPQMEGIFDNYSVKRQIINSGPVIASQLLLVDEVIRAGRNMRKPN